The nucleotide sequence AACGGCACCATCGTGGGCAGCACCAGTTTGTACCCGAACACCACGCCGCCCGCGAAGGCGAAACCGGCGCCCAGGATAAACGGCACGCCCCAGCGCCGCTCGTGCGGGTACAGTCCCGGCGCGATAAAGGCCCAGATCTGCCACACGATCAGCGGCAGCGCGAGCGCCAGCCCCGCCCAGAACGCGAGGTTGAAACTCAGCAGCAGTTGCGAGGCGAGCCGGGTGGTGACGAGCTGCACCTTGCCGGAGGTGTAAAGCTCCGAGTAGGTCAGCGGCACCTTGACGAGCTCGATCAGCTGCGTGCGGTAGGTAAAGGCGATCACCATCCCGATCACCAGAAAGACGACGCTGAAAATCAGGCGCCGCCGCAGCTCCTCCAGATGGTCGAACAGCGGCGCGCTCGCCAGTTCCGGCGGGGGCGGCGAGGCAGGCGGCGGGCGGGTCATGGCAGGCGTCCTTTCATCTCGTCTCTTGCGGCGACCACTCGCGGGCGGCCCTCAGCGGCGTTCGCCGGGCACCTGCACGGCGGACTCGTTCACCACTGGCGCGCCCGTCACCGGGTCGAGCTGGCGCGAGGCCACGTCCACCACCGGCTGAGCAGACACGGTGGTCTGGGTGGTCTGTCCGGGCGCGGGGGCGGCGGGGTCCCGGACCTCGTTCTTGAATTCGCGAATGCCCTGACCCATTCCCTTCATCAGCTCGGGAAGTTTCTTGGCACCGAACAGCAGGGCGATGACGACCAGAATCAGAATAATTTCAAGCGGTCCAAACGGCATGGGATTCCTCCGGGAAAGGGTGGCACAAAGAGAGAAAGGGGAAACGGGGGGTGGCCGAGCGGCGATTTTTCCGGAAAGGGTCCGCTGCGGCCCGACCTTCACAGGCCCCCACACTAGACCCTTGTCATTCCCCAAATTGAGGCAGTCTATGTAGGTGACGACCTTTCACCCGCTACAGGCAGAGCAATGGGCACTGAAGCACTTTGGTGCTGTGGATCTTGGAGATCGGCGTAGAAATCAACGAGCAGTACGCATTGCGCAGGGGATGGCTTCCCGATCCGGGAAGTCCATCCCCAAGCTTTTTGACCGTAGAGCAGATGTCAAAGCGGCGTATACCTTCATGTCACGCAAGGAGGCAACCCCTGAGCGCCTTCAAACACCTCACCGCAACCATGTACGCGCAGCACTGGGGCAGGCAGGAACCTTCTTGCTGCTTGAAGACAGCAGCGAATTCATCTGGTCACGACATCAGGAGACTCCCGGCCTTGGGCGGACCGGGGATCTCAGATCCCCGGTTCGGCAGGGGTTTACCCTCCACACGACACTTGCTGTGAAATGGCAAAAACCCCATCAGCAAAGTGGGCAACGGCTTCCCGTTCAGGTTCTGGGCATACTCGATCAGGAGTATTACCTCCGGCAACCCGCACCCACAGCGTCAGAGAGCGACGCTGAGCGACGCCAGCGGGAAAACAAGGAAAGTGCGTTGTGGACAAGAGCAACTGAACGCATCGGAAAAGGGCCGGACGACCAAGACGTTCGATGGGTCAGAGTCTGTGACAGAGGGGCAGATATTGAGGTCTTTATGCGTGGCGTCATCGCTCAAGGACAGGGTTTCGTTGTCAGGGCAGCCCAAAACCGGCGGCTTCTTGATCCGAATGCCCGCACACGGGAGTGCATTGGGCATGTCTTTGAGGCAGCCAGGGCTGCCTCGCCGCTTGGAAGTTACACCATAGACCTTCGAGGGAGAAAAGGTCAGAAAGCACGTGCTGCACACGTTGAAGTGAGTGTTGTTCGTGCGTACCTTTGGCCGACACCAATGGCGGGTGGTCAAGGTAAACCTCGTCAGGAAGGGATACGGGTCAGCATTGTTCGTGTGGCAGAAAAGCCTTCGGATGACGTGAAAGAACCGTTGGAATGGATGCTGCTCACGGATGCCGACATTGAGACCTTTGAGGAAGCGCACGAAGTGGCGCTTCAGTACCAGGCCCGTTGGCTGGTGGAAGAGTTTCATAAAGGGTTGAAGACGGGCCTGGGAGCAGAGCGGCTCCAGTTGGAAGCGGGTCAGCGTCTCAAAGCCATGATTTCGATGATGAGTGTGGTGGCCACAAGGTTACTCGCGCTACGCGAGGATTCACGAGAACGCCCAAATGATCCAGCTCAGAGCGCTGGGTTGAGTGCCGTCGAACTTCAGGTGCTGAGCAAGGTTTTGAAACGGCAACTGAAGACTGTGCAGGACGTCATTTTGGCATTGGGAAGGTTGGGAGGACATATGAACCGAAAAAGCGATGGCCTGCCAGGGTGGCAGGCCTTGTGGGAGGGAATGAATATGCTTCAGGTCTATGTCGAGGGGTATAAGTTAGCTCGCAC is from Deinococcus wulumuqiensis R12 and encodes:
- a CDS encoding twin-arginine translocase TatA/TatE family subunit, whose product is MPFGPLEIILILVVIALLFGAKKLPELMKGMGQGIREFKNEVRDPAAPAPGQTTQTTVSAQPVVDVASRQLDPVTGAPVVNESAVQVPGERR
- a CDS encoding IS4 family transposase translates to MTTFHPLQAEQWALKHFGAVDLGDRRRNQRAVRIAQGMASRSGKSIPKLFDRRADVKAAYTFMSRKEATPERLQTPHRNHVRAALGQAGTFLLLEDSSEFIWSRHQETPGLGRTGDLRSPVRQGFTLHTTLAVKWQKPHQQSGQRLPVQVLGILDQEYYLRQPAPTASESDAERRQRENKESALWTRATERIGKGPDDQDVRWVRVCDRGADIEVFMRGVIAQGQGFVVRAAQNRRLLDPNARTRECIGHVFEAARAASPLGSYTIDLRGRKGQKARAAHVEVSVVRAYLWPTPMAGGQGKPRQEGIRVSIVRVAEKPSDDVKEPLEWMLLTDADIETFEEAHEVALQYQARWLVEEFHKGLKTGLGAERLQLEAGQRLKAMISMMSVVATRLLALREDSRERPNDPAQSAGLSAVELQVLSKVLKRQLKTVQDVILALGRLGGHMNRKSDGLPGWQALWEGMNMLQVYVEGYKLART
- the tatC gene encoding twin-arginine translocase subunit TatC encodes the protein MTRPPPASPPPPELASAPLFDHLEELRRRLIFSVVFLVIGMVIAFTYRTQLIELVKVPLTYSELYTSGKVQLVTTRLASQLLLSFNLAFWAGLALALPLIVWQIWAFIAPGLYPHERRWGVPFILGAGFAFAGGVVFGYKLVLPTMVPFLIEFLAGTVTQMQDLQEYIGTVVTFLVAFGVAFELPILAVILTRLGIVNHVMLRQGWRFALVGIMVLAAVITPTPDPANMALVAVPLYALYELGVVLSRVFRVLPPAEQEQPAQTS